One Halalkalicoccus sp. CG83 DNA segment encodes these proteins:
- a CDS encoding type IV secretory system conjugative DNA transfer family protein, with protein MSAAQPLSPDDGRYIWTEESTEAVEGNENLRAHGPDEHGNEQVFAGYLARQMMRAPRADPESPIAVGVGTRRGGHASIEQSDLCQHTVLFGSTGYGKSNLMMNAGRTIAESGDGMIYIEPKGDDAKRFYSILPDYRKDDVVWLEPSGTRSAQTGFNFLDPGVSPDHPEFDLIVENILEDLVKMLGASDYWGPLMDAIASNIIRFAARHEADFTLIDLYFILADKENRERYKHIVNQSGYIFLAMFADKIAEYDDDDLDAIRRRFKNWVENPIARRVFSHRGDTINLTELMDEDKILIVRMNKESEEIKEMIGTAILRRTWAAARDRDGDKSSRGSGPSNFHLLMDEADLLAHEDSALPTMLSKARTSRLCLFLCCQYPDQLPDEVVEALFSQCDTVMSLSVGSEKSCKVVAKNLGLNWETLRDEEEYHCWMKTSVGPPDPYRVYALPPFPPTITQADADHHIERIVRKTGHEHKTDQQLVDELLLNSGEGQLEGADAILDDSGNRKSMAVAELDLDHIERQTCKTVHDVAIENGDDDGFVAADQIQDRLIDNLGVEREALGHESQVWGVLDMVGDDLVEREKRDGDVKLRTTSRGTTLFKKISGSANDGKGDHRKAIKELYDALTDVGFDAEVVQNTKGRSADGFASIERVFTQAVNADIVTAQDARQAEERFIEEHPELAALSGGKNVRVELEDSTGDSGPGQTLRHLHDAIEDGERCLYAARPETAWNVYDTLTDPMYCRKVDENGRRRSYSLGTVKIDGEPMLRPKGGKTVWWYDPDPDDGCHWHLEDTDGTQYARFATREEIESKAAIEKYPARESDFDTDDSDRENYVNCGCPTELVPDPDLSREHWAVVIVPEGTSRASDLSIIHHDEEIPFDEISDIADLENTGDLLAVSGEGPIRDQDEIETEPETVPEPEIEDEAEEEAVDSMDAMFAELEAKLDD; from the coding sequence ATGAGTGCTGCTCAACCCCTGAGCCCCGACGACGGGCGCTACATCTGGACCGAAGAGTCGACCGAGGCCGTCGAGGGCAATGAGAATCTCCGAGCCCACGGTCCCGACGAACATGGCAACGAGCAGGTGTTCGCTGGCTATCTCGCCCGCCAGATGATGCGGGCGCCACGGGCCGATCCCGAGAGCCCCATCGCCGTCGGCGTCGGCACCCGTCGCGGCGGCCACGCCTCGATTGAACAGTCGGACCTTTGCCAGCACACCGTCCTCTTCGGGAGCACTGGCTACGGAAAGTCAAACCTCATGATGAACGCTGGCCGGACGATCGCCGAATCCGGCGACGGCATGATCTATATCGAACCTAAAGGCGATGATGCCAAGCGATTCTACTCCATCCTTCCCGACTACCGGAAGGACGACGTCGTATGGCTCGAACCCTCAGGGACGCGATCTGCACAGACCGGCTTCAACTTCCTTGATCCTGGTGTCTCGCCCGACCATCCGGAGTTTGACTTGATCGTCGAGAACATCCTCGAGGACCTCGTGAAGATGCTTGGCGCGAGCGACTACTGGGGCCCGCTCATGGACGCCATTGCGTCGAACATCATCCGCTTTGCAGCCCGCCACGAGGCTGACTTCACCTTGATCGACCTCTACTTCATTCTCGCAGATAAGGAGAACCGCGAGCGGTACAAACACATCGTCAACCAATCCGGCTACATCTTCCTCGCGATGTTCGCGGACAAGATCGCCGAGTACGATGATGACGATCTCGACGCCATCCGTCGGCGCTTCAAGAACTGGGTCGAGAACCCCATCGCCCGACGTGTGTTCTCCCACCGAGGAGATACGATCAACCTCACAGAGTTGATGGACGAGGACAAGATCCTGATCGTCCGAATGAACAAAGAGTCCGAGGAGATCAAAGAAATGATCGGGACCGCCATCCTCAGGCGGACGTGGGCGGCCGCACGCGACCGTGACGGCGATAAAAGCTCCCGTGGGTCTGGGCCGTCGAACTTTCACTTGCTCATGGACGAGGCCGATCTGCTAGCCCACGAGGACTCCGCACTTCCAACGATGCTCTCGAAGGCCCGGACCTCGCGACTCTGTCTGTTCCTCTGTTGCCAGTATCCCGATCAACTACCGGACGAGGTCGTCGAGGCGTTATTCTCGCAGTGTGACACGGTAATGTCGCTCTCGGTCGGCTCCGAGAAGAGCTGTAAAGTCGTCGCGAAGAACCTCGGTCTTAACTGGGAGACGTTGCGTGACGAGGAGGAATACCACTGCTGGATGAAGACTTCTGTTGGTCCGCCGGACCCCTACCGCGTCTATGCGCTCCCACCGTTTCCACCGACGATCACGCAAGCAGACGCCGATCACCACATCGAGCGAATCGTCCGAAAGACCGGCCACGAGCACAAGACCGACCAGCAGCTCGTCGACGAGCTGCTACTCAACAGCGGGGAGGGGCAACTGGAAGGCGCTGACGCGATCCTCGACGACAGTGGAAACCGCAAGTCCATGGCCGTCGCCGAACTCGATCTCGACCACATTGAAAGACAGACCTGTAAGACGGTCCACGACGTTGCGATCGAGAACGGCGACGACGACGGCTTTGTCGCTGCCGATCAGATTCAAGACCGTCTTATCGACAATTTGGGGGTCGAACGCGAAGCCCTTGGTCACGAATCCCAGGTCTGGGGCGTCCTCGACATGGTCGGTGACGATCTCGTTGAGCGGGAGAAACGTGACGGCGACGTGAAACTCAGGACCACCTCGCGTGGCACCACGCTGTTCAAGAAAATCAGCGGAAGTGCCAATGACGGCAAGGGCGACCACCGGAAAGCGATCAAGGAACTCTACGACGCCCTCACCGACGTGGGTTTCGACGCCGAGGTCGTCCAGAACACCAAGGGTCGCTCTGCCGACGGCTTCGCCTCGATCGAGCGCGTCTTCACCCAGGCTGTCAACGCCGACATCGTCACCGCCCAGGACGCACGACAGGCTGAAGAGCGATTCATCGAAGAGCATCCCGAACTCGCAGCCCTCTCTGGCGGCAAGAACGTCCGTGTGGAGCTTGAAGACTCGACAGGCGACTCCGGGCCCGGACAGACACTCCGGCACCTTCACGACGCCATCGAAGACGGAGAGCGCTGTCTCTACGCAGCCCGACCCGAGACTGCCTGGAACGTCTACGATACGCTCACCGACCCGATGTACTGCCGTAAGGTCGATGAGAACGGTCGGCGCCGGTCGTACAGTCTCGGCACTGTCAAAATCGACGGCGAGCCCATGCTCCGTCCCAAGGGCGGCAAGACCGTGTGGTGGTACGATCCTGATCCCGACGACGGCTGCCACTGGCACCTCGAGGACACTGATGGTACGCAGTACGCCCGCTTCGCAACTCGCGAGGAAATCGAGTCCAAGGCCGCGATCGAGAAGTACCCTGCTCGAGAGTCTGACTTCGACACGGACGATTCCGACCGCGAGAACTACGTCAACTGTGGGTGTCCGACCGAACTCGTCCCCGATCCGGATCTCTCACGAGAGCACTGGGCTGTCGTGATCGTTCCTGAGGGGACCTCCCGAGCGAGCGACCTCTCGATCATCCACCATGACGAGGAAATCCCGTTCGATGAGATTAGCGACATCGCTGACCTTGAGAATACAGGAGACCTACTGGCCGTAAGTGGTGAGGGACCGATTCGGGACCAAGATGAGATCGAGACGGAGCCAGAGACGGTACCGGAGCCCGAGATAGAGGACGAGGCAGAGGAGGAGGCCGTGGACTCGATGGATGCGATGTTTGCGGAGCTGGAGGCGAAGCTCGACGACTGA
- a CDS encoding VirB4 family type IV secretion system protein, whose protein sequence is MAYELGACRSGEDWIKHLCITSMPSKIDPGIIDLVNTHPNTAIEPVIHFNPADTKQMVQKIDRSIQKLKVKLRQQQKQEDPDIGLTKQEIAEHQFIRDELKSGSQKLWDVGVYIRIRGDSRETVTNEARSIIDELAKNDVVTRTIDYQSDDALTSTSPVAKDMLDGASGKMLGDAVGAMFPFSASTLYEPKGVLLGYHAVTDEPFAYDRWNREGGYNALTIGDLGSGKSFGTMMMLLRRLAQDPDTILVMIDPVGGLDKLAHETGAKRLPLGGENAVNPMEIQPTPIHVVKEQGLDPFGHWASTTLGWFETFFSQAGSGDGLTRDEWTVLQKGIRKTAYRMGINEDPTTHSKTSPAPLDLRESLGHIADDAEDFFARTPDGTYDFSQDDRASEVRDAGKWETAAADLHMAMDSFRGGNFANMGKRSNVDLSGKSTLIDVQQGGSDREKALRLQAPFNVIYQRAKSSEKRMVICIDEIHRLFETPNSLDWLEKIIRHSRHFDISLHMISQQAQDFFVHPKAETLANLTSHKFIHKEPGLYHEPHGKKLGLTENECAFARKMNKGTPERGYSHVLADIDDHGTYPVKVTPLPMELLKLGSDEADDNNGGVANA, encoded by the coding sequence GTGGCCTACGAACTCGGCGCGTGCCGATCCGGCGAAGACTGGATCAAACACCTGTGCATCACCTCGATGCCCTCGAAGATCGATCCGGGGATCATTGACTTGGTCAACACGCACCCGAACACAGCCATCGAGCCAGTGATCCACTTCAACCCGGCCGACACCAAGCAGATGGTCCAGAAGATCGACCGGTCGATCCAGAAGCTCAAGGTGAAACTCCGACAGCAGCAAAAGCAGGAGGACCCGGACATCGGCCTCACCAAACAGGAGATCGCCGAGCACCAGTTCATCCGTGACGAACTCAAATCGGGCTCGCAAAAGCTCTGGGACGTCGGCGTCTACATTCGGATCCGTGGCGACTCACGAGAGACCGTCACCAACGAGGCCCGCTCGATCATCGACGAACTCGCGAAGAACGACGTAGTGACGCGGACGATCGACTACCAGAGCGACGACGCGCTCACGAGTACGTCCCCGGTCGCGAAGGACATGCTCGACGGCGCGAGTGGGAAGATGCTCGGGGACGCTGTCGGTGCGATGTTCCCCTTCTCCGCGAGCACGCTCTACGAACCGAAAGGTGTGCTGTTGGGCTACCATGCCGTCACGGACGAACCATTCGCCTACGACCGCTGGAACCGAGAGGGTGGCTACAACGCGCTCACGATCGGTGACCTCGGATCGGGCAAGTCCTTCGGGACGATGATGATGCTCCTGCGCCGCCTCGCCCAGGACCCCGACACGATCCTTGTAATGATCGATCCGGTCGGTGGGCTCGATAAGCTGGCTCATGAGACGGGCGCAAAGCGCCTCCCGCTCGGCGGCGAGAACGCCGTCAACCCGATGGAGATCCAGCCGACGCCGATTCATGTCGTCAAAGAGCAGGGTCTCGACCCGTTCGGTCACTGGGCCTCGACGACGCTGGGCTGGTTCGAGACGTTCTTCTCGCAGGCCGGCAGTGGCGATGGCCTCACGCGCGACGAGTGGACGGTTCTCCAAAAGGGGATCCGCAAGACTGCTTACCGGATGGGGATCAACGAGGATCCGACGACTCACTCCAAGACGAGCCCGGCACCGCTCGACCTTCGTGAGTCGCTGGGCCACATCGCCGACGATGCCGAGGACTTCTTCGCCCGCACGCCCGATGGCACGTATGACTTCTCGCAGGACGACCGTGCCTCGGAGGTTCGCGATGCCGGGAAGTGGGAGACCGCTGCGGCAGACCTTCACATGGCGATGGACTCGTTCAGGGGTGGGAACTTCGCCAACATGGGCAAGCGCTCGAACGTCGATCTCTCGGGTAAGTCGACGTTGATCGACGTGCAGCAGGGTGGCTCGGACCGGGAGAAGGCACTCCGCCTGCAGGCCCCGTTCAACGTGATCTACCAACGTGCCAAATCGTCGGAGAAACGAATGGTGATCTGCATCGACGAGATCCACCGGCTGTTCGAAACCCCGAACAGTCTGGACTGGCTCGAGAAGATCATTCGCCATTCCCGGCACTTCGACATCTCGCTGCACATGATTAGCCAGCAAGCCCAGGACTTCTTCGTCCACCCGAAGGCCGAGACGCTGGCGAACCTCACGTCGCACAAATTCATCCACAAGGAGCCGGGCCTCTACCACGAGCCCCACGGCAAGAAACTCGGGCTCACGGAGAACGAGTGTGCGTTCGCCCGGAAGATGAACAAAGGGACACCCGAGCGAGGCTACTCGCACGTCCTCGCTGACATCGACGACCATGGCACCTACCCCGTGAAGGTCACGCCACTGCCGATGGAGCTACTGAAACTCGGGAGCGACGAGGCTGACGATAATAATGGAGGTGTCGCCAATGCGTAA
- a CDS encoding ICP22 family protein: MDLGDTDVAFSDVILLFTSLMTFAILGNIVPDGRNWALLVLGISTVLIGGVLVGIYVSPPQMSFYKWLKCKIGFRFGSDHRAANNGDSGRITKDSVSSSGERRALEDLTRVDGFAPQADGVWRFDGALVGGCSIDPAELSLASKADWEAAADELGEVINGLEHPGQLRNGSVKIDTEAVKRRFGERIGDPDVRSNPQLQQNVGMYKQNLAAQMDSKNASIRGFQFLAPVTMEEVQMQGHRVLGRLNDIPVLGSRIASMLASRDLTVAEIRYRQERIMKERRASLEKDLGGITGCDADQLSMDDLISVLEESWTGERVVTEERDDRSLPLVTMTREYTETQGDTRSPDQLADDELDQQILDELQKSTAPVEETSSADPDPKGASDLSDEDHERRTVSADDLGETESEAEATPEPDMPEAPETPDAPETEAEVGDEEQEVSIDESQYTTLEDACAALIEQMEQAESEAETTDSGGDAKRQEAMT; encoded by the coding sequence TCGGACGTGATCCTCCTGTTCACCTCGCTCATGACCTTCGCGATTCTCGGGAACATCGTTCCCGATGGTCGCAATTGGGCGCTCCTCGTTCTCGGGATCTCAACGGTCCTCATCGGAGGCGTACTCGTCGGGATCTACGTCTCACCGCCGCAGATGTCCTTCTATAAATGGCTCAAGTGCAAGATCGGCTTTCGGTTCGGATCGGACCATCGAGCAGCCAACAACGGCGACTCGGGCCGAATCACGAAGGACAGCGTCTCGTCGAGTGGGGAACGCCGGGCCTTGGAGGACCTCACACGAGTTGATGGGTTCGCGCCACAAGCCGACGGTGTGTGGCGTTTCGACGGCGCCCTCGTCGGTGGCTGTTCGATCGATCCCGCGGAACTCTCGCTGGCCTCGAAAGCAGACTGGGAGGCTGCCGCCGACGAACTCGGCGAGGTCATTAACGGCCTCGAACATCCGGGCCAACTCCGTAATGGATCGGTGAAGATCGACACCGAAGCCGTCAAACGACGCTTCGGCGAGCGAATCGGAGATCCAGACGTCCGGAGCAACCCCCAACTCCAGCAGAACGTCGGGATGTACAAACAGAACCTCGCCGCCCAGATGGACTCAAAGAACGCCAGCATCCGGGGCTTCCAGTTCCTCGCGCCGGTCACGATGGAAGAAGTCCAGATGCAAGGCCATCGCGTGCTCGGGCGTCTGAACGACATTCCCGTGCTTGGCTCACGGATCGCCTCGATGCTGGCCTCGCGCGACCTCACCGTCGCCGAGATCCGCTACCGACAGGAACGGATCATGAAGGAACGTCGTGCCTCGCTTGAGAAAGACCTCGGCGGGATCACCGGCTGTGATGCCGACCAGCTCTCTATGGACGACCTGATTAGCGTCCTTGAGGAGTCGTGGACCGGCGAGCGGGTCGTCACCGAAGAGCGAGACGACCGCTCGCTCCCACTCGTCACGATGACGAGAGAGTACACCGAGACCCAAGGCGACACTCGCTCGCCCGATCAGCTTGCCGACGACGAACTCGACCAGCAGATCCTCGACGAACTCCAGAAATCCACGGCGCCCGTCGAGGAGACCTCCAGTGCGGACCCCGACCCCAAAGGGGCGAGCGACCTCTCGGACGAGGACCACGAGCGACGGACGGTCTCCGCCGACGACCTCGGTGAGACGGAGTCGGAAGCGGAAGCCACTCCAGAACCGGATATGCCAGAGGCACCTGAGACGCCGGATGCCCCAGAGACGGAGGCGGAAGTAGGGGATGAAGAACAGGAGGTGTCCATCGACGAGTCGCAGTACACCACACTTGAGGACGCCTGTGCAGCCCTCATAGAGCAGATGGAGCAAGCGGAGTCGGAGGCAGAGACCACGGACAGCGGTGGGGATGCGAAGCGACAGGAGGCAATGACCTAA